Proteins from one Paenibacillus amylolyticus genomic window:
- a CDS encoding glucose PTS transporter subunit IIA, whose translation MIGAGSAGLFAGIVNLKAYAAVGPGLASLPMFIGAENNFTYALITAAISIIVTPIAVYFIGFNDPGAEANAQASSGESAQVATTPAAPKKEKLQSRLVVFSPIEGEAIPLKAVNDEAFSQEAMGKGMAIKPSKGQVVAPFDGTVQTVFRTKHSIGLRSVEGIELLIHIGIDTVKLKGQHFNVVVQEGDTVKHGQLMIEFDMEAIEKAGYDTTTPVIVTNSGDYLEILGHEQVGKIGPETPLITIL comes from the coding sequence CAGTCGGACCGGGTCTTGCTTCTTTACCCATGTTTATCGGGGCTGAAAATAACTTCACCTATGCCTTGATTACAGCGGCTATTTCTATCATTGTTACGCCAATTGCCGTTTATTTCATCGGTTTCAATGATCCAGGAGCAGAAGCTAATGCACAAGCTTCATCAGGAGAATCCGCTCAAGTAGCAACAACTCCAGCAGCTCCGAAGAAAGAGAAATTGCAATCACGCCTGGTTGTTTTCTCCCCGATTGAAGGCGAGGCGATTCCGTTAAAAGCTGTGAACGATGAAGCATTCTCCCAAGAAGCGATGGGGAAAGGCATGGCGATTAAACCTTCCAAAGGTCAAGTCGTAGCTCCATTTGATGGAACAGTTCAAACTGTGTTTCGCACCAAACACTCGATCGGTTTGAGATCGGTAGAAGGCATTGAACTTCTGATTCACATCGGAATTGATACTGTAAAATTAAAGGGACAGCATTTTAATGTGGTTGTTCAAGAGGGCGACACGGTGAAACATGGCCAATTGATGATTGAATTTGATATGGAAGCTATTGAAAAAGCAGGCTACGATACAACAACACCGGTTATTGTAACAAACAGTGGTGATTATCTTGAAATCCTTGGACATGAGCAAGTCGGAAAAATAGGGCCTGAGACACCACTTATAACCATTTTGTAA